From a single Pseudalkalibacillus hwajinpoensis genomic region:
- the ribH gene encoding 6,7-dimethyl-8-ribityllumazine synthase produces the protein MGQLFEGNLVGSGLKVGIVVGRFNEFITSKLLGGAEDALRRHGLTDENIDIAWVPGAFEIPFAAKKMVDTGRYDAVITLGTVIRGATPHFDYVCSEVSKGVGSLAMQSGVPVIFGVLTTNTIEQAVERAGTKAGNKGWDAATAAIEMANLSKSFEG, from the coding sequence ATGGGACAATTATTTGAAGGAAATTTGGTTGGATCTGGACTAAAAGTGGGTATTGTAGTAGGAAGGTTTAATGAATTTATTACCAGTAAACTTCTGGGGGGGGCTGAAGATGCTTTGCGCCGTCATGGATTAACTGATGAAAATATTGATATCGCCTGGGTTCCGGGAGCATTTGAAATTCCGTTCGCAGCCAAGAAAATGGTTGATACAGGACGTTACGATGCCGTTATTACGTTAGGGACTGTCATTCGCGGTGCAACCCCTCACTTTGATTATGTTTGTAGTGAAGTCTCGAAAGGGGTGGGGTCACTAGCGATGCAGTCTGGTGTTCCAGTCATTTTTGGAGTACTGACGACCAATACAATCGAGCAGGCTGTGGAACGTGCTGGTACTAAGGCAGGGAACAAAGGTTGGGATGCAGCAACGGCCGCAATTGAAATGGCCAATTTATCAAAATCATTTGAAGGTTGA
- a CDS encoding GNAT family N-acetyltransferase: MLIRYKKAHEKIAMGLLSFMPNEKDIKRLQQSIKDYEEMESCQLFLWKDEDIIGLLGIEWVNENEVELKHISVNPSHRHQGIGKHMVEALREMLSDEIDIKGNEYTGTFFERCHLEENIK; encoded by the coding sequence ATGCTAATTCGTTATAAAAAAGCTCATGAGAAAATTGCGATGGGTTTGTTAAGCTTCATGCCTAATGAAAAAGACATCAAAAGGCTACAGCAGTCAATTAAAGATTATGAAGAAATGGAATCTTGCCAGCTTTTTCTATGGAAAGATGAAGACATTATTGGTTTGCTAGGTATTGAGTGGGTAAATGAGAACGAAGTAGAGTTAAAGCACATTAGTGTCAATCCTTCTCACCGTCATCAGGGGATCGGAAAGCATATGGTGGAAGCACTTCGAGAGATGCTAAGTGATGAGATTGATATAAAGGGAAATGAATATACTGGAACGTTTTTTGAGAGATGTCACTTAGAAGAAAACATTAAATAA
- a CDS encoding DUF309 domain-containing protein yields the protein MYSEAYIDYLAHFHGIRDYFECHEILEEHWKQDPRGRRKTHWVGLIQIAVGLYHHRRGNFAGAARMIQNAKRIAISERIELETLAIDVDQLLRDLTQEYHLIESRSPYNGFDLPLTSKELLQQCQERCQELGCAYGTPSDLTNDDLIHRHSRRDRTEVLVERNHQFQIRHQKRNG from the coding sequence ATGTATTCTGAAGCTTACATCGACTATCTCGCTCACTTCCACGGAATACGTGATTATTTTGAATGCCATGAAATTCTGGAGGAACATTGGAAGCAGGACCCACGCGGGAGACGAAAGACTCATTGGGTTGGATTGATCCAGATTGCAGTCGGATTATATCATCATCGTCGAGGGAATTTTGCAGGTGCAGCGCGAATGATCCAGAATGCAAAGCGAATTGCTATAAGTGAACGGATAGAGCTTGAGACGCTTGCTATTGACGTCGACCAGCTTCTTCGCGACCTTACACAGGAGTATCACCTCATTGAATCTCGTTCTCCATACAACGGATTCGATCTTCCACTTACAAGCAAGGAGCTCCTCCAACAATGCCAGGAACGCTGTCAAGAACTTGGATGTGCGTACGGCACACCCAGTGATTTAACAAATGATGACCTCATCCACAGACACTCCAGGCGGGATCGAACAGAAGTACTCGTTGAAAGAAACCACCAATTTCAAATTCGACACCAAAAAAGGAACGGCTGA
- a CDS encoding segregation/condensation protein A, with translation MQYSVKVDAFEGPLDLLLHLINKYEVDIYDIPVSQITDQYLTFIHTMQELELDVASEYLVMAATLLAIKSKMLLPQKEEELFDDDQEFDDDPRDELVQRLVEYRRFKEAANDLKEKESSRSLLYARPPADISEYSREEHQTSIGDVTLYDMLAAFQKMSRRVKDKKPKRTRIQSQDIPIEDRMNEIRLKLQGNGRKRFTELFVEEERGHMIVTFLAILELMKKRAVACEQDSNFGEIMIFESEGKASE, from the coding sequence ATGCAATATAGTGTTAAGGTAGATGCCTTTGAAGGTCCTCTGGATCTATTGCTTCACCTGATTAATAAGTACGAAGTAGATATTTATGATATTCCTGTATCACAAATAACAGACCAGTATTTAACATTTATACATACGATGCAGGAACTAGAATTGGATGTAGCGAGCGAGTATTTAGTTATGGCTGCTACACTGCTAGCAATCAAGAGCAAAATGCTACTCCCTCAAAAAGAAGAAGAGTTATTTGATGATGACCAGGAATTCGATGATGACCCTCGGGATGAGCTGGTACAACGGCTTGTCGAGTATCGGAGATTTAAAGAAGCAGCAAATGACCTTAAGGAAAAGGAAAGTAGCCGCAGCCTTCTTTATGCGCGTCCACCCGCTGATATTAGTGAATATAGTCGAGAGGAACATCAAACGTCAATTGGTGATGTAACCTTATATGATATGTTAGCGGCCTTTCAAAAGATGTCTCGTCGCGTGAAGGACAAAAAGCCCAAGCGAACGAGGATTCAAAGTCAGGACATTCCTATTGAAGACCGGATGAATGAAATTAGACTCAAGCTTCAGGGGAATGGGAGGAAGAGATTTACGGAACTTTTTGTAGAAGAAGAACGGGGACATATGATTGTGACATTTCTTGCGATTTTGGAACTAATGAAAAAAAGGGCTGTTGCATGTGAACAGGACAGCAATTTTGGAGAGATCATGATTTTTGAAAGTGAAGGGAAGGCTTCAGAGTGA
- the scpB gene encoding SMC-Scp complex subunit ScpB: protein MTKEEVKSIIESLLFVVGDEGITLKDLCETISLEEETISDALKELQLEYDEVERGFKIVFLGGGYQLTTNAKNAPYIEKLIDQPGNHSLSQAALETMAIIAYKQPITRIEIEEIRGVKTDKPLQTLMRKLLIKEAGRAEKAGRAILYGTTREFLFHFGLSSIKELPPLPDGSEETEDDEADLFFEKFQQIPGEQDS from the coding sequence GTGACAAAAGAGGAAGTGAAAAGCATTATTGAAAGTCTTTTATTTGTGGTTGGGGACGAAGGGATTACGTTGAAAGATCTTTGTGAGACCATCTCGTTAGAAGAAGAGACAATTTCTGATGCTCTAAAAGAATTACAACTAGAATACGATGAGGTAGAACGGGGTTTTAAAATTGTGTTTCTTGGTGGTGGATACCAGCTTACGACTAATGCAAAAAATGCCCCGTATATTGAAAAATTAATTGATCAACCAGGAAATCATTCACTTTCTCAAGCTGCTCTCGAAACCATGGCCATCATAGCTTATAAACAACCGATTACGAGGATTGAAATTGAGGAAATACGTGGTGTGAAAACGGATAAACCTCTTCAAACATTGATGAGGAAGCTACTCATTAAAGAAGCAGGTAGAGCCGAGAAGGCAGGACGAGCTATTTTATATGGTACAACAAGAGAGTTCCTATTTCATTTTGGACTGAGCTCCATTAAGGAGCTTCCACCACTACCCGATGGAAGCGAAGAAACGGAAGACGATGAAGCTGATCTGTTTTTTGAGAAGTTTCAACAAATTCCAGGAGAGCAAGACTCGTAA
- a CDS encoding type III polyketide synthase yields MIISIGKHLPPYCLQQSDAAAFAKQQFGNHFRDIDRLLPVFNSAEIDTRYFAMPMEWYSSRPTFEEKNERYIALSVEYATEAIRNCLKNPFYLENNVEYKEIDAIIFVSTTGISTPSIDARIMNVLPFSPHTKRIPIWGLGCAGGASGLSRANDYCLAHPTEAVIVVNVELCSLTFQHGDYTKSNLIGTALFADGVSCVLVTGEGSELLNRSRMGSLPVIVSTHSTLMKNSEDVMGWEVSNEGLHVVFSKSIPSIVSTWLEPTVKEFLSSHQKSPEHIDYFIAHPGGTKVLTAYEHALGLNREKTAISRDVLRRYGNMSSVTIIYVLDEFLRNGCKVGQTGLMAALGPGFCSELLLLEWKKGA; encoded by the coding sequence ATGATTATTTCGATCGGAAAACACCTTCCTCCTTATTGTCTTCAGCAGTCGGATGCTGCGGCGTTTGCGAAACAGCAATTTGGCAATCATTTTCGTGATATCGATCGCTTACTTCCTGTTTTCAATAGCGCAGAAATCGATACAAGGTACTTTGCCATGCCGATGGAATGGTACAGCAGTAGACCGACTTTTGAAGAGAAAAATGAGCGGTATATCGCTCTGTCAGTTGAGTATGCTACCGAAGCGATTAGAAATTGTCTTAAAAATCCTTTCTATCTAGAAAATAATGTTGAATACAAGGAAATAGATGCTATTATATTTGTCTCAACAACAGGAATATCAACTCCAAGCATTGATGCGAGAATAATGAATGTTCTTCCATTCTCACCACACACTAAACGTATCCCAATTTGGGGTCTCGGTTGTGCAGGGGGAGCATCCGGATTAAGCAGAGCCAATGATTACTGCCTGGCACATCCAACGGAAGCGGTGATTGTTGTTAACGTTGAATTGTGCAGTTTAACGTTTCAACATGGTGACTACACAAAAAGTAATTTAATTGGAACGGCACTTTTTGCCGATGGTGTTTCATGCGTTCTGGTTACAGGGGAAGGTTCGGAGTTATTGAATCGATCGAGAATGGGGAGTCTTCCAGTGATAGTATCGACTCATTCAACACTAATGAAGAATTCAGAGGATGTGATGGGGTGGGAGGTAAGTAATGAAGGTCTCCATGTGGTTTTTTCAAAATCAATTCCATCCATCGTTTCAACCTGGCTTGAACCAACTGTAAAAGAATTTCTTTCATCACATCAGAAATCACCCGAGCACATTGACTATTTTATTGCACACCCCGGTGGAACAAAAGTGCTAACGGCCTATGAACATGCACTCGGTTTAAACCGGGAAAAAACGGCTATTTCACGAGATGTTTTACGACGATATGGCAATATGAGTTCGGTTACGATCATTTACGTACTTGACGAGTTTTTACGAAATGGATGCAAAGTAGGGCAAACCGGCCTTATGGCGGCACTTGGACCTGGTTTTTGCTCGGAGTTGCTGCTACTAGAGTGGAAGAAAGGAGCGTAA
- a CDS encoding isoprenylcysteine carboxyl methyltransferase family protein — MILLCTMAFILLIVQRLGEMLIAKRNERWMKDRGGIEFGKNQYIYIVMLHVAFLLALAIETVLRSFTLSWFWTVMLTVFLIAQLLRVWTIRSLGRYWNTKIIVLPDADVVAKGPYRYIRHPNYIIVALEIVSLPLIFSSYLTAIVFTILNAVLLLKFRIPAEEKALTEVTNYADVFTDPKSN, encoded by the coding sequence ATGATTCTTTTGTGTACGATGGCATTTATTTTGCTCATTGTCCAGCGACTCGGTGAAATGCTCATCGCGAAGCGGAATGAGAGATGGATGAAGGATCGGGGGGGCATTGAATTCGGCAAGAATCAATACATATACATTGTGATGCTACATGTGGCATTTCTATTGGCCCTTGCGATTGAAACCGTACTTCGCAGCTTTACCCTTTCATGGTTCTGGACGGTTATGCTGACTGTTTTTTTAATAGCTCAGTTACTCCGAGTATGGACGATCAGAAGTCTTGGACGGTACTGGAATACGAAAATTATTGTACTCCCGGATGCTGATGTTGTAGCTAAAGGGCCTTATCGGTATATCAGGCATCCAAACTATATCATTGTAGCACTTGAAATTGTATCTCTCCCGCTTATTTTCTCCTCCTATTTAACAGCTATTGTTTTCACAATTCTTAATGCAGTTTTGCTATTAAAATTCAGAATTCCAGCTGAAGAAAAAGCGTTAACAGAAGTGACCAATTATGCTGACGTTTTTACAGATCCAAAGAGCAATTGA
- a CDS encoding D-alanyl-D-alanine carboxypeptidase family protein produces the protein MGKSMRTKIGVFILIAALIFLMIPRNASADGIGVSARSAVLLEQETGRVLFEKEAYTQRRIASITKIMTAILAIESGKLSEKVVVSSRAAGTEGSSLYLKEGEKITLENLVYGLMLRSGNDAAVAIAESVGGSLEGFVEIMNQKAEEIGMTNTIFANPHGLDDHENHLSTAYDMALLTQYAMDNEIYRVISGTKIHKAPNETENWDYVWRNKNKLLTSLYDDSTGGKTGYTKRAKRTLVSTAERDGMTLIAVTLDAPDDWNDHISMFNWAYSTYERTLISPKGILDDIKDEPYKGKVKLNRDLIYPLTTEEKENVKSRIQLIKPPDKSNWDDPSAFKNPVGLYKVTLDNQTLIKVPLTYEISEKKEKGFWKFFRDLFFIGTGRDSYG, from the coding sequence ATGGGAAAATCGATGCGCACAAAAATTGGTGTTTTCATATTGATCGCAGCTCTCATATTCTTGATGATTCCGCGAAACGCTTCTGCAGATGGTATTGGTGTTTCTGCGAGAAGTGCTGTCCTTCTTGAACAAGAAACTGGTCGAGTGTTATTTGAGAAAGAGGCCTACACACAAAGGAGAATTGCTAGTATTACCAAAATTATGACAGCGATTCTAGCCATCGAATCTGGGAAACTGAGTGAGAAGGTGGTTGTATCCTCCCGAGCTGCAGGTACTGAAGGTTCTTCACTCTATTTAAAAGAAGGAGAAAAAATAACCCTTGAGAATCTAGTATATGGGCTAATGCTTCGCTCAGGGAACGATGCTGCAGTTGCAATAGCAGAATCAGTCGGAGGAAGCCTTGAAGGTTTTGTTGAAATTATGAATCAAAAGGCTGAAGAGATTGGTATGACAAACACAATTTTTGCAAACCCTCATGGTCTTGATGATCATGAAAATCATCTTTCAACAGCTTATGACATGGCTTTGTTAACACAATATGCTATGGATAATGAGATTTATCGGGTTATTTCAGGAACAAAGATACATAAAGCACCCAATGAGACTGAAAATTGGGATTATGTATGGCGAAACAAAAACAAGCTGCTAACGAGTTTATATGACGATTCTACCGGTGGGAAGACAGGGTATACAAAACGGGCAAAACGAACGCTCGTATCAACCGCTGAGCGGGACGGGATGACGTTGATTGCCGTTACACTGGATGCACCTGATGACTGGAATGATCATATATCTATGTTTAATTGGGCTTATTCAACTTATGAACGCACACTTATCTCACCCAAAGGTATTCTTGATGACATTAAGGATGAGCCTTATAAAGGCAAAGTTAAACTAAACAGGGACCTGATTTATCCTTTAACAACGGAAGAGAAAGAAAATGTTAAATCAAGGATCCAGCTAATAAAACCACCAGATAAAAGCAATTGGGATGATCCGTCAGCCTTTAAGAATCCAGTCGGGTTATACAAAGTTACATTAGATAATCAAACGCTCATTAAAGTACCGCTAACCTATGAAATAAGCGAAAAGAAAGAAAAAGGATTTTGGAAATTCTTTCGAGATTTATTCTTTATCGGTACTGGGCGTGACTCATATGGTTAA
- a CDS encoding nucleoside recognition domain-containing protein — protein sequence MVNLIWAGIFLIGIFFALINGTMEEVNKAIFTGAEEAIAVCIGLLSVLVFWLGLMRIAQAAGLLDVLARGFKPLARKLFPEVPADHPAMGYILSNMMANMFGLGNAATPMGIKAMEELKKLNDMKDNATRSMITLLALNTSSLTLIPTSVIAIRMKYGSVSPTEIVGTTIAATACSTIGALLIDRFFYRKSKGGG from the coding sequence ATGGTTAATCTAATCTGGGCAGGGATTTTTCTAATTGGGATTTTCTTTGCACTTATCAATGGCACGATGGAAGAAGTAAATAAAGCCATATTTACTGGTGCTGAAGAAGCGATCGCTGTTTGTATTGGGTTACTTAGCGTACTTGTATTCTGGCTTGGTTTAATGAGGATTGCTCAAGCAGCAGGACTTCTCGACGTACTCGCACGAGGATTTAAACCACTTGCTAGAAAGTTGTTTCCTGAGGTGCCAGCGGACCATCCTGCCATGGGATACATTCTTTCGAACATGATGGCAAATATGTTTGGTCTTGGAAATGCAGCAACGCCAATGGGAATCAAAGCGATGGAAGAACTTAAGAAGCTAAATGATATGAAAGACAATGCAACAAGGTCAATGATTACACTTCTCGCTCTGAATACATCAAGCTTAACCCTTATCCCGACAAGCGTCATCGCAATCCGTATGAAATACGGCTCAGTATCGCCAACTGAAATTGTTGGTACAACTATTGCTGCAACAGCATGCTCAACAATAGGAGCATTATTGATTGACCGTTTCTTTTATAGGAAAAGCAAAGGGGGCGGTTGA
- a CDS encoding spore maturation protein — MNASIWIIPLLIGFILAYGTWRRVPTYETFVEGGKEGLAIAVSIVPYLVGMMVAISVFRASGAMAFLSGLLKAPLEAIGIPTEIVPLALIRPISGTGALAMTTDIIRTYGPDSFIGRLASTMQGSTDTTFYILTVYFGAVGIKRMGAALKVGLLADIVGVTAAIVFVTIVFG, encoded by the coding sequence TTGAATGCATCGATCTGGATTATCCCACTTTTAATAGGTTTTATTCTCGCCTATGGGACATGGAGACGTGTTCCAACATATGAAACATTTGTTGAAGGTGGTAAAGAAGGGCTGGCGATTGCTGTTTCGATTGTTCCCTATCTTGTTGGTATGATGGTTGCAATTTCCGTGTTTAGAGCATCGGGAGCTATGGCTTTTTTGAGCGGATTGTTAAAAGCGCCTCTAGAAGCAATTGGCATTCCCACGGAAATCGTACCACTGGCGCTTATCCGACCTATCTCGGGAACGGGAGCGCTTGCGATGACAACCGATATTATCAGGACGTATGGACCAGATTCATTTATCGGACGACTTGCTTCAACGATGCAGGGAAGTACAGATACTACGTTTTATATTTTAACCGTCTATTTTGGAGCTGTTGGGATTAAGCGAATGGGTGCTGCACTTAAAGTGGGCCTTCTTGCTGATATAGTAGGAGTTACAGCTGCTATTGTGTTTGTAACAATTGTATTTGGATAA
- a CDS encoding pseudouridine synthase: MERLQKVIAQAGVTSRRKAEGLIEEGRVKVNGKVVTELGTKVSDRCKIEVNGIPVEREEPVYFLFYKPTGVISTVEDDKGRKAVTDYFHDIEERVFPVGRLDYDTSGALLLTNDGDFANKLMHPSYHVDKVYVVKVKGLVDKETIQKLERGVQLEEGKTSKARARILSTDKQKGKSIVELTIHEGKNRQVRRMFEALGYPVQKLKRERYGFLELTGLNPGDYRELKPYEVKQLRNQAVTQKSKK; this comes from the coding sequence ATGGAACGTTTGCAAAAGGTAATTGCTCAGGCTGGAGTAACATCCAGACGAAAGGCAGAAGGATTAATTGAAGAAGGAAGGGTTAAGGTAAACGGCAAGGTCGTTACCGAGCTCGGCACAAAAGTATCTGATCGCTGTAAAATCGAAGTGAACGGTATTCCGGTGGAACGTGAAGAACCGGTTTATTTTTTGTTTTATAAACCAACTGGTGTCATTTCAACAGTAGAAGATGACAAAGGTAGAAAAGCTGTCACGGACTATTTTCATGATATTGAAGAACGGGTATTTCCTGTTGGACGACTTGATTACGATACGTCAGGAGCCCTCCTATTAACGAATGATGGTGACTTTGCAAACAAGCTTATGCATCCAAGCTATCATGTAGACAAGGTTTATGTTGTCAAAGTAAAGGGCCTTGTTGACAAAGAAACCATTCAAAAGCTTGAAAGAGGCGTTCAGCTTGAAGAAGGTAAGACGTCCAAAGCTCGTGCGAGAATTCTATCAACTGATAAGCAAAAAGGAAAGTCGATTGTAGAATTAACCATTCATGAGGGTAAAAATCGTCAGGTAAGAAGAATGTTTGAAGCGCTTGGTTACCCTGTTCAGAAGTTGAAGAGAGAGCGTTATGGTTTTCTAGAGCTTACAGGCTTAAATCCTGGTGACTACCGTGAGTTAAAGCCTTACGAAGTAAAACAACTTCGAAATCAAGCTGTCACACAAAAGTCAAAAAAGTAG
- the resA gene encoding thiol-disulfide oxidoreductase ResA — translation MKKKNRLIVRTAILAIVFIAVGYTFYTNFFANESGIVQAGDQAPNFILTDLEGNEVELEDYRGKGIFLNFWATYCEPCKDEMPAMDKKYKEYQDKGVEILAVNVSEPKLTAESFVDRYNLSFPVLLDKGNDVTNHYGVGPIPVTFLIDKDGKVIKKTEASLSEEAIDDYMKQIQP, via the coding sequence ATGAAAAAGAAAAACCGGCTTATAGTCCGAACTGCTATTCTGGCCATCGTCTTTATAGCAGTTGGCTATACGTTTTATACGAACTTTTTCGCAAATGAAAGCGGAATCGTTCAAGCCGGGGATCAAGCCCCCAACTTTATTTTAACGGACCTTGAAGGGAATGAAGTTGAGCTTGAAGATTATAGAGGTAAAGGCATATTTTTGAATTTCTGGGCAACGTACTGCGAACCGTGCAAGGATGAAATGCCTGCAATGGATAAGAAGTATAAAGAGTATCAGGACAAAGGTGTTGAAATTCTTGCTGTGAATGTTTCTGAACCTAAATTAACAGCAGAGAGCTTTGTTGATCGATATAACCTTAGTTTCCCTGTTCTTCTAGATAAAGGTAATGATGTAACCAATCATTATGGTGTTGGGCCAATTCCAGTTACTTTTCTAATCGATAAGGATGGTAAGGTCATCAAGAAGACAGAGGCCAGTTTATCAGAAGAAGCCATTGATGATTATATGAAGCAAATCCAACCGTAA
- the resB gene encoding cytochrome c biogenesis protein ResB — MSKNNITCECGHVNPYGTEICEVCGKPLQGDLESKKLLNMRYEGSARRSQTYKTTVIDKIWNFFSSVKVGIWIIVLLLVASAVGTIFPQEMYIPPLSDPTVYYKEQYGVLGQLYYDLGFHNLYGSWWYMLLIAALGLSLIVASLDRFVPLYRSLKRQRVIRHESFMKRQKYFGVTDLEAKKPELSRIKEALQQKRYKVREEDGHLFAEKNRFSRWGPYVNHIGLILFLIGGMLRFFPGMYVDEVLWLREGETQQVKGTEEAYYLKSDGFILETYDNNDEKFKDAIEESGQELVAKNYQTDAVLYQQVGDRIAGTEPELEKVKEHPIQVNKPLKFDGYAIYQVDYKLNELQSMTFTMDNKESGKAVGELTVDLYNPKEEYELDEGYRVEVMDYFPDFEFNDKGEPTTKSKVPNNPAFILNMISPEHPDGEVAFVAIKQNLEPLGENDYKMSFQNVDTKDVSGLVVRKDNTLWILGIGGAIFMIGVIQGMYWNHRRVWVRRREGDIWLASHTNKNWYGLKRELEYITAQTGLQMPDDQSEPKK, encoded by the coding sequence ATGAGCAAGAATAATATCACCTGTGAATGCGGACATGTTAACCCTTATGGAACTGAGATATGCGAAGTTTGTGGTAAGCCGCTCCAGGGAGATTTAGAATCTAAGAAACTGCTTAACATGAGGTATGAGGGAAGCGCAAGACGATCACAAACATATAAAACGACCGTAATTGATAAAATTTGGAATTTCTTTTCGTCAGTAAAAGTAGGGATCTGGATTATTGTCCTTTTACTTGTCGCATCAGCGGTTGGAACAATTTTTCCTCAAGAAATGTACATACCGCCGCTGTCAGATCCAACCGTTTACTATAAGGAACAATATGGTGTACTCGGACAATTGTATTATGATCTAGGATTCCATAATTTATACGGATCCTGGTGGTACATGCTCTTAATTGCTGCGCTCGGTTTGTCGTTAATTGTCGCAAGCCTTGACCGATTTGTTCCGCTTTATCGCTCTCTTAAAAGACAGCGTGTCATTCGTCATGAGAGTTTTATGAAGCGGCAGAAGTACTTCGGTGTTACTGACTTAGAAGCGAAAAAGCCTGAACTATCCCGTATTAAGGAGGCCCTTCAGCAAAAACGATATAAGGTTAGAGAAGAGGATGGTCATCTATTCGCTGAGAAAAATCGGTTTTCGAGGTGGGGGCCATATGTCAACCACATAGGACTTATCTTATTTTTAATTGGCGGAATGCTTCGGTTTTTCCCAGGGATGTACGTAGACGAAGTCCTCTGGTTACGTGAAGGAGAAACACAGCAGGTAAAAGGGACGGAAGAGGCCTATTATTTAAAGAGTGATGGCTTCATCCTTGAAACATATGACAACAATGATGAAAAATTTAAAGACGCTATTGAAGAATCCGGACAGGAACTAGTAGCGAAAAATTATCAAACTGATGCGGTTCTCTATCAGCAGGTAGGAGATCGGATAGCGGGTACTGAGCCCGAGCTTGAGAAGGTGAAAGAACATCCGATTCAAGTGAATAAGCCACTTAAATTCGATGGCTATGCAATTTATCAAGTTGATTATAAACTAAACGAGCTTCAATCCATGACATTCACGATGGATAACAAGGAGTCAGGTAAAGCTGTTGGTGAGCTTACGGTTGATCTTTATAATCCTAAAGAAGAATATGAACTAGATGAGGGCTATCGTGTTGAAGTCATGGATTATTTCCCTGATTTCGAGTTTAATGACAAGGGAGAACCAACGACAAAGTCAAAGGTTCCGAATAATCCAGCGTTTATACTCAATATGATTTCACCAGAACATCCGGATGGCGAAGTTGCGTTTGTTGCGATTAAACAAAACCTTGAACCACTTGGTGAAAACGATTATAAGATGTCATTCCAGAATGTTGATACCAAAGATGTCTCAGGACTTGTTGTCCGTAAAGACAATACGCTATGGATTCTTGGAATTGGGGGAGCTATCTTTATGATTGGAGTGATTCAGGGAATGTACTGGAATCATCGTCGCGTCTGGGTACGAAGACGAGAAGGCGACATCTGGCTTGCTTCCCATACAAACAAAAACTGGTATGGGTTAAAACGAGAACTTGAATATATAACCGCACAAACTGGACTTCAAATGCCTGATGATCAATCAGAACCAAAAAAATAG